The proteins below come from a single Mya arenaria isolate MELC-2E11 chromosome 6, ASM2691426v1 genomic window:
- the LOC128238923 gene encoding small acidic protein-like, translated as MSTSKESVPPSEKNEKKNDLDTEKVHSANKWEAVDLGDDDRKKKFLKLMGAAKQEHHGRFVIGDKEPSKAHTRNKQETEEINQQLEDQYKHTFEHRVTRWSHKGLGFDDDKEGESNDKKTDTDKPAAPESEKTENKQASGDGVTGESKKRENTEPVPTSESPPKKPKMMMNFVKSTD; from the exons ATGAGTACCTCAAAAGAATCCGTTCCGCCATCTGAGAAGAACGAGAAGAAAAATGATCTTGATACAGAAAAG GTCCACTCAGCTAATAAATGGGAAGCCGTGGACCTTGGAGATGATGATCGAAAGAAAAAATTCCTGAAGCTCATGGGTGCAGCTAAG CAAGAGCACCATGGCCGATTTGTAATTGGTGACAAGGAACCATCAAAAGCTCATACCAGGAATA AGCAGGAGACTGAGGAAATCAACCAGCAGCTGGAAGACCAGTACAAGCACACGTTCGAACACCGAGTGACCAGATGGTCCCATAAGGGGCTCGGGTTTGATGACGATAAGGAAGGAGAGTCTAATGACAAAAAAACTGACACTGACAAACCAGCAGCCCCAGAAAGTGagaaaactgaaaacaaacaggCTAGTGGTGATGGTGTTACTGGTGAAAGTAAAAAGAGAGAAAATACGGAGCCTGTTCCTACTTCTGAAAGTCCGCCAAAAAAGCCgaaaatgatgatgaattttGTAAAATCCACTGATTGA
- the LOC128238864 gene encoding serine/threonine-protein kinase 33-like produces MTSTRKGSADKTIPHTRLEDEAMIWEGYENIKKLGEGSFGKVYQVRHRSTDIHWAMKFINKDKAGGSGIKLMEREVTILKRVSHPNIIQLNEVFETSKRMYLVMELCSAGELADTLKERKHFMESEVKVITKELASAIHYLHKHDIVHRDIKLENILVSNLPDATNPEDRLQIKVTDFGLSITKSGVSHDDMMQDFCGTPNYMAPEIIDNKTYSQQCDVWALGVIVYTLFCGNPPFRSKDEESLYDLIKKGEIDFESSDLWKEVSSEAKSCISGMLNVDPAHRLTAGEILSHHWITGEEGNNNTNVLQLMRDWKNDLKIDGSGSEEENEEKPEGDKSAINGQDGPPEVKQGEEQTTEETNNNEANTSTEVNRKGSGGTKKPGSGGKTSTRNSGGRSSYGNIPKTTGNSLKVGNTAPRQANSRSPMPSKVSGSGTGSTRTTSTTPRQGTSTPGLRPTATPSKLNPGPRPTTKGAVKK; encoded by the exons ATGACATCAACGCGGAAGGGGAGTGCGGACAAGACGATTCCGCACACCCGGTTGGAGGATGAGGCGATGATATGGGAAGGGTATGAGAACATTAAGAAGCTTGGCGAGGGCTCGTTCGGTAAAGTGTACCAGGTCCGACATCGCAGCACCGACATCCACTGGGCCATGAAGTTCATTAACAAGGACAAG GCTGGAGGCTCAGGCATCAAGCTTATGGAGCGTGAGGTGACCATACTAAAACGAGTCTCCCATCCCAACATTATACAGCTAAATGAGGTCTTCGAGACATCAAAA AGGATGTACCTGGTGATGGAGCTGTGTTCTGCGGGTGAGCTGGCTGATACACTCAAGGAGCGTAAACACTTCATGGAGAGcgaggtcaaggtcatcacCAAGGAGCTTGCTAGTGCAATACATTATCTTCACAAACATG ATATAGTTCATAGAGACATCAAGTTGGAAAATATTCTTGTCAGCAATCTACCGGATGCCACCAACCCTGAAGACAGACTTCAAATAAAG GTGACCGACTTTGGTTTGTCAATAACGAAGTCTGGAGTAAGCCATGATGATATGATGCAGGACTTCTGTGGAACACCAAACTACATGG CACCGGAGATTATAGACAACAAGACCTACAGCCAGCAATGCGATGTATGGGCTCTTGGAGTAATTGTTTATACTTT ATTTTGTGGGAATCCTCCATTCCGTTCAAAAGACGAGGAATCATTATATGACCTGATCAAAAAGGGTGAAATAGATTTTGAGTCAAGTGATCTCTGGAAGGAAGTCTCATCTGAAG CTAAGTCATGTATATCGGGTATGCTGAATGTAGATCCAGCCCACAGATTAACTGCAGGAGAAATTTTATCACATCATTGGATAACT GGTGAGGAAGGAAACAATAACACAAATGTGTTACAACTGATGAGGGACTGGAAGAATGATTTGAAGATTGACGGGAGTGGAAGTGAGGAAGAAAATGAGGAAAAGCCCGAGGGGGATAAAAGTGCAATAAACGGCCAG GATGGGCCCCCTGAGGTAAAGCAGGGAGAGGAGCAGACCACGGAGGAGACGAACAACAACGAGGCCAACACGTCCACAGAGGTGAACAGGAAGGGCTCAGGGGGGACCAAGAAACCAGGTTCAGGGGGAAAG ACGTCAACTAGAAACTCAGGTGGAAGATCATCGTATGGAAACATTCCAAAAACTACAGGGAACTCCCTGAAAGTGGGTAACACAGCCCCACGACAGGCCAACTCCCGGTCCCCAATGCCCAGCAAAGTTTCAGGAAGTGGGACTGGTTCCACTCGGACCACCAGCACAACGCCCAGGCAGGGAACCAGCACTCCTGGCTTGCGGCCTACCGCCACACCCAGCAAACTGAACCCTGGACCAAGACCTACAACTAAGGGTGCTGTGAAAAAGTAA